In Emys orbicularis isolate rEmyOrb1 chromosome 12, rEmyOrb1.hap1, whole genome shotgun sequence, one genomic interval encodes:
- the CBLN4 gene encoding cerebellin-4, protein MGASTRALSMVPTVILALALPSLPVWAQNDTEPIVLEGKCLVVCDSNPATDAKGSSSSPLGISVRAANSKVAFSAVRSTNHEPSEMSNKTRIIYFDQILVNVGNFFTLESVFVAPRKGIYSFSFHVIKVYQSQTIQVNLMLNGKPVISAFAGDKDVTREAATNGVLLYLDKEDKVYLKLEKGNLVGGWQYSTFSGFLVFPL, encoded by the exons ATGGGCGCTTCAACCAGGGCGCTGTCCATGGTCCCTACCGTGATTCTCgccctggctctccccagcctccCGGTCTGGGCGCAGAACGACACGGAGCCCATCGTCCTGGAAGGGAAATGCCTGGTGGTTTGTGACTCCAACCCGGCCACCGATGCCAAGGGCTCGTCCTCCTCCCCCTTGGGGATCTCGGTGCGGGCTGCGAACTCGAAGGTCGCCTTCTCGGCCGTGAGGAGCACCAACCACGAGCCCTCGGAAATGAGCAACAAAACCCGGATCATCTACTTCGATCAG ATCCTAGTAAATGTGGGCAATtttttcacattggagtctgtctTTGTAGCACCAAGAAAAGGAATTTACAGTTTCAGTTTTCATGTAATTAAAGTCTATCAGAGTCAAACAATCCAG GTTAATCTAATGCTAAATGGAAAACCAGTAATTTCTGCCTTTGCTGGGGACAAAGATGTCACTCGTGAAGCTGCAACTAATGGAGTCCTGCTCTATCTAGACAAGGAGGATAAGGTTTACCTGAAACTAGAGAAAGGTAATCTAGTTGGTGGATGGCAGTACTCTACATTTTCTGGGTTTCTGGTCTTCCCTCTGTAA